A genome region from Haloimpatiens massiliensis includes the following:
- a CDS encoding fumarate hydratase, giving the protein MREINVEKITEALAKMCIDANYYLNDDIKNTIKEAKEKEDWDIAKGILDKIIVNSEIARDEKMPMCQDTGMACVFVEIGQEVHIVGGSLEEAINKGVAEGYVSGYLRKSVVKDPLDRVNTKNNTPAIIYYDIVPGDKLKITVAPKGFGSENMSQIKMLKPADGLEGVKEFILKVVKEAGPNPCPPIVVGVGIGGTFDRAANLAKKALIRPVSEKNSNKFYADLEEELLEKINALGIGPQGFGGKTTALAVNIETYATHIAGLPVAVNINCHATRHAEVEL; this is encoded by the coding sequence ATGAGAGAAATAAATGTGGAAAAAATCACAGAAGCATTAGCTAAAATGTGTATAGATGCCAATTATTATTTAAATGATGATATAAAAAATACTATTAAAGAAGCTAAGGAAAAAGAAGATTGGGATATAGCTAAAGGAATATTAGATAAAATAATAGTAAACTCTGAAATAGCTAGGGATGAAAAAATGCCTATGTGCCAAGACACAGGAATGGCTTGTGTATTTGTAGAAATAGGTCAAGAGGTACATATAGTTGGAGGAAGTCTAGAAGAAGCTATTAATAAAGGTGTAGCAGAAGGATATGTAAGTGGATATTTAAGAAAATCAGTGGTAAAAGATCCATTAGATAGAGTAAATACAAAGAATAATACTCCTGCAATAATATATTATGATATAGTTCCAGGAGATAAACTTAAAATAACTGTAGCTCCAAAGGGATTTGGTTCTGAGAATATGAGTCAAATAAAGATGTTAAAACCAGCAGATGGATTAGAGGGTGTTAAGGAATTTATATTAAAGGTTGTTAAAGAAGCAGGCCCTAATCCATGCCCACCAATAGTAGTAGGTGTAGGTATAGGAGGAACATTTGATAGAGCTGCTAATCTTGCAAAAAAAGCATTAATAAGACCAGTGTCAGAAAAAAATTCAAATAAGTTTTATGCAGATTTAGAAGAAGAATTATTAGAAAAAATAAATGCATTAGGTATAGGACCACAAGGCTTTGGTGGAAAAACTACAGCATTAGCTGTTAATATAGAAACCTATGCAACACATATAGCAGGACTTCCAGTAGCAGTAAATATCAATTGTCATGCTACAAGACATGCAGAAGTAGAACTTTAA
- a CDS encoding methylaspartate ammonia-lyase, which yields MKIIDVICSEGKTGFYFDDQRAIKKGAKHDGFTYVGEPVTEGFKSVRQAGESISVMLVLEDGQVAFGDCAAVQYSGAGGRDPLFLAKDFIPVIEKEIAPKLIGRELDSFKSLAEEFDKMQVNGKRLHTAIRYGITQALLDGVAKAKKVTMAEVVRDEYNTGVDIKRIPIFTQSGDDRYDNADKMIIKGAEVMPHALINNVEEKLGKDGSKLLEYVKWLSERVQKLRTCECYSPVFHIDVYGTIGVAFDYDTDKMANYLEKLGEAAKPFKLRIEGPMDVEDRQKQMEALRDLTAEIDKRGINVELVADEWCNTYNDVKFFADNKSGHMLQIKTPDLGGVNNVIESILYCKKNGIGAYCGGTCNETNRSSEVTTNIAIACGADQCLAKPGMGVDEGYMIVNNEMNRVVALVNRRK from the coding sequence ATGAAAATTATTGATGTAATATGTTCTGAAGGAAAAACAGGATTTTATTTTGATGACCAAAGAGCTATAAAAAAAGGAGCTAAACATGATGGATTCACATATGTAGGTGAGCCAGTAACTGAAGGATTTAAATCTGTAAGACAAGCAGGAGAATCTATATCAGTAATGTTAGTACTTGAAGATGGTCAAGTGGCTTTTGGAGATTGTGCTGCAGTTCAATATTCAGGAGCAGGCGGAAGAGATCCATTATTCTTAGCTAAAGACTTTATTCCAGTTATAGAAAAAGAAATAGCTCCAAAGCTAATAGGAAGAGAATTAGATAGCTTCAAATCATTAGCAGAAGAATTTGATAAAATGCAAGTAAACGGAAAAAGATTACATACTGCTATAAGATATGGAATAACTCAAGCATTACTTGATGGTGTAGCAAAAGCTAAAAAAGTTACTATGGCAGAAGTTGTTAGAGATGAATACAACACAGGAGTTGACATAAAGAGAATTCCTATATTCACTCAATCAGGTGACGATAGATATGACAATGCAGACAAAATGATAATAAAAGGCGCTGAAGTAATGCCTCATGCTTTAATAAACAACGTAGAAGAAAAATTAGGAAAAGATGGATCAAAATTATTAGAATATGTTAAATGGTTAAGTGAAAGAGTACAAAAACTAAGAACTTGTGAATGTTATTCACCAGTATTCCACATAGATGTATATGGAACAATAGGAGTGGCTTTTGATTATGACACTGATAAAATGGCTAATTACCTAGAAAAATTAGGAGAAGCTGCAAAACCATTTAAATTAAGAATAGAAGGACCAATGGACGTAGAGGATAGACAAAAACAAATGGAAGCTTTAAGAGACTTAACAGCAGAAATAGACAAGAGAGGAATAAACGTAGAATTAGTTGCAGATGAATGGTGTAATACATATAACGACGTTAAATTCTTTGCTGATAACAAATCAGGACATATGCTTCAAATAAAAACTCCAGATTTAGGCGGAGTAAACAATGTTATAGAATCAATTCTATACTGTAAGAAAAATGGAATAGGAGCATACTGCGGAGGAACTTGTAACGAAACTAACAGATCATCAGAAGTTACAACTAATATAGCAATAGCTTGTGGAGCAGACCAATGTCTTGCAAAACCAGGTATGGGCGTTGATGAAGGATATATGATAGTTAACAATGAGATGAACAGAGTAGTAGCTCTTGTTAATAGAAGAAAATAA
- a CDS encoding methylaspartate mutase subunit E codes for MNIKNKKWTEEEFFKMREEVLSQWPTGKEVDLKEAVDYLKKVPEHKNFSFKLKKAKEEGVTLAQPRAGVALINEHIELLTHLQNEGGADLLPSTIDSYTRQNRYDECEIGIQESRKAGRSLLNGFPGVNHGVHGCRKIYEAVNLPLEARHGTPDARLLSEIIHAGGWTSNEGGGISYNVPYAKNVPLDRTIRDWQYCDRLVGFYAEQGITINREPFGPLTGTLVPPSTSNTVAIIEGLLAAEQGVKNITVGYGQCGNIVQDVAAIRALESQMEEYLREYGYHDVYVTTVFHQWMGGFPQDEAKAFGVISTGSATAALAGATKVIVKTPHEAIGVPTKEANAQGIRATKMTLNLLRGQRLPMSKELQEEIALIKAETKCMMDKTFELGNGDLAIGAVKAFEAGVIDIPFAPSKYNAGKMMPARDNNGAVRYLNFGNLPVTEEIREINRRKLEERAKFEGRPVSFKMTVDDIFAVSRGVLVGRPQK; via the coding sequence ATGAATATAAAAAATAAAAAGTGGACTGAAGAAGAATTTTTCAAAATGAGAGAAGAGGTTTTAAGTCAATGGCCTACAGGTAAAGAAGTTGACCTTAAAGAAGCAGTTGACTACCTTAAGAAAGTTCCAGAGCATAAAAATTTCTCTTTTAAACTAAAAAAAGCTAAAGAAGAAGGCGTTACATTAGCTCAACCAAGAGCAGGAGTTGCTTTAATAAATGAACACATAGAATTATTAACACACCTACAAAATGAAGGTGGAGCTGATTTACTTCCATCAACTATAGATAGTTATACAAGACAAAATAGATATGATGAGTGTGAAATTGGTATACAAGAAAGTAGAAAAGCAGGAAGATCTCTACTTAATGGATTCCCAGGAGTAAACCATGGTGTGCATGGATGTAGAAAAATCTATGAGGCAGTAAATTTACCACTAGAAGCAAGACACGGTACACCAGATGCTAGATTGCTTTCAGAAATAATTCATGCAGGTGGATGGACTTCTAATGAAGGTGGTGGAATATCATATAATGTTCCTTATGCTAAAAATGTTCCACTAGACAGAACTATAAGAGACTGGCAATATTGTGACAGATTAGTTGGTTTTTATGCTGAGCAAGGAATAACTATAAATAGAGAGCCATTTGGACCTTTAACAGGAACTTTAGTACCACCAAGTACTTCAAACACAGTTGCTATAATAGAAGGATTATTAGCAGCAGAGCAGGGAGTTAAAAATATTACTGTTGGATATGGACAATGTGGTAACATAGTTCAAGACGTAGCTGCTATAAGAGCACTAGAATCACAAATGGAAGAATACTTAAGAGAATATGGATATCATGATGTATATGTAACTACAGTATTCCATCAATGGATGGGAGGATTCCCACAAGATGAAGCTAAAGCGTTTGGAGTTATATCTACAGGCTCAGCTACAGCAGCTCTTGCAGGAGCAACAAAGGTAATTGTTAAGACTCCACATGAAGCTATAGGAGTTCCAACTAAAGAAGCTAATGCTCAGGGTATAAGAGCCACTAAGATGACATTGAACTTACTAAGAGGTCAAAGACTTCCAATGTCAAAAGAATTACAAGAGGAAATAGCTCTTATAAAGGCTGAAACAAAATGTATGATGGATAAAACTTTTGAATTAGGTAATGGAGATTTAGCTATAGGAGCAGTTAAAGCTTTTGAAGCAGGAGTTATAGATATACCATTTGCTCCAAGCAAATATAATGCAGGAAAAATGATGCCAGCTAGAGACAATAATGGTGCTGTAAGATATTTGAATTTTGGAAATCTACCAGTAACTGAAGAAATAAGAGAAATAAATAGAAGAAAATTAGAAGAAAGAGCTAAATTTGAAGGAAGACCAGTAAGCTTTAAGATGACAGTAGACGATATATTCGCTGTAAGTAGGGGAGTACTTGTAGGAAGACCTCAAAAATAG
- the glmL gene encoding methylaspartate mutase accessory protein GlmL, with protein MDAYLLIDFGSTYTKLTAVDIENEEILATAKDITTIEDDIMIGFDKAYSKLNDALKGKEVNFVNKLACSSAAGGLKMVAIGLVPELTAEAAKRAALGAGARVLKVYTYELTSREIEEIRNSKLDIILLAGGTDGGNKDCIIHNARMIAKSGLKLPIVVAGNKVAYDEIEEAFSGTDIYYRITENVMPKLNVLNVEPAREEIRKIFMDKIVEAKGMSNAENYISGILMPTPAAVLKAARVLSEGSDEEEGVGDLIVVDIGGATTDIHSIAEGAPTKSGVTMKGLEEPVAKRTVEGDLGMRYSAVSLWEAAGTRKIRNYLNDKDRNIDVEGNCKKRSEDIKMVPCTEEEIKFDEAMGKVATEIAMERHAGIVESVYSPMGVVFTQTGKDLMEVKYMIGTGGVLIHSENPGGILKAGTFTMESPQSLKPKNPKFLIDKTYILSSMGLLAQELPDMAVRIMKKYLVEV; from the coding sequence GTGGATGCATATTTACTTATAGACTTTGGAAGTACCTATACTAAGTTGACAGCAGTGGACATTGAAAATGAAGAAATATTAGCCACAGCAAAAGATATTACTACTATTGAAGACGATATAATGATAGGATTCGACAAAGCTTATAGTAAACTAAATGACGCATTAAAAGGTAAAGAAGTTAACTTTGTTAATAAATTAGCTTGTTCTTCAGCAGCAGGCGGATTAAAGATGGTAGCTATTGGGTTAGTACCAGAGCTAACAGCAGAAGCAGCTAAAAGGGCAGCACTTGGAGCAGGTGCTAGGGTACTTAAAGTATATACTTACGAATTAACTTCTAGAGAAATAGAAGAGATAAGAAATTCTAAATTAGATATAATTCTTTTAGCAGGAGGAACAGATGGAGGCAATAAGGATTGTATAATTCACAATGCTAGAATGATAGCAAAAAGTGGATTAAAGCTTCCAATAGTAGTGGCAGGTAATAAAGTTGCTTATGATGAAATAGAAGAGGCGTTTAGTGGAACAGATATATATTACAGAATAACTGAAAACGTTATGCCTAAACTAAATGTTCTAAATGTGGAACCAGCTAGAGAAGAAATTAGAAAAATATTTATGGATAAAATAGTAGAAGCTAAAGGAATGAGTAATGCTGAAAATTACATAAGTGGTATATTGATGCCTACACCTGCGGCAGTGCTTAAAGCTGCTAGAGTTTTAAGTGAAGGCAGTGATGAAGAAGAAGGTGTAGGAGATTTAATAGTTGTAGATATAGGTGGAGCTACTACAGATATACATTCAATAGCTGAAGGAGCACCAACTAAATCTGGAGTAACTATGAAAGGTCTTGAAGAACCAGTTGCTAAGAGAACTGTTGAAGGAGATTTGGGAATGAGATATTCAGCAGTTTCACTTTGGGAGGCAGCAGGTACAAGGAAAATAAGAAACTACTTAAATGATAAAGATAGAAACATAGATGTAGAAGGCAACTGTAAAAAAAGATCTGAAGACATAAAAATGGTTCCGTGTACAGAAGAAGAAATAAAGTTTGATGAAGCCATGGGTAAAGTGGCAACAGAAATAGCTATGGAGAGGCATGCAGGCATAGTAGAGAGTGTTTATTCTCCTATGGGTGTTGTGTTTACTCAAACAGGAAAGGATTTAATGGAAGTTAAGTACATGATAGGAACTGGGGGAGTACTTATTCACAGTGAAAACCCAGGAGGAATATTAAAAGCAGGTACTTTTACCATGGAAAGTCCTCAATCTTTAAAGCCTAAAAATCCTAAGTTTTTAATTGATAAGACATACATATTATCATCTATGGGTCTTTTAGCACAAGAACTTCCAGATATGGCTGTAAGAATTATGAAAAAATATTTAGTAGAAGTTTAA
- the glmS gene encoding methylaspartate mutase subunit S encodes MEKKTVVIGVIGSDCHAVGNKIIDYALTESGFNVVNIGVLSPQEDFINAAVETSADAILVSSLYGHGEIDCRGLREKCDEAGLKDIKLYVGGNIVVGKQDWNDVEKRFRNMGFNRVYAPGTDIEITIEDIKKDFNLN; translated from the coding sequence ATGGAGAAGAAAACAGTTGTTATAGGTGTAATTGGTTCTGACTGCCATGCAGTAGGAAACAAAATAATAGATTACGCCTTGACAGAATCAGGCTTTAATGTTGTAAATATTGGAGTTTTATCACCACAAGAAGATTTTATCAATGCAGCAGTAGAAACTAGTGCTGACGCAATACTTGTTTCATCACTTTATGGTCATGGAGAAATAGACTGTAGAGGACTTAGAGAAAAATGTGATGAAGCTGGATTAAAGGACATAAAATTATATGTTGGTGGAAACATAGTTGTAGGAAAGCAAGATTGGAATGATGTAGAAAAAAGATTCAGAAATATGGGATTTAACAGAGTTTATGCACCTGGAACAGATATAGAAATAACTATAGAAGATATTAAGAAAGATTTTAATCTTAATTAA
- a CDS encoding GntR family transcriptional regulator, whose translation MKNQIMESIKHGLLKVGHKMPTERELAQQLNVSRNTVSSAYNDLEQEGVLKSYQGKGTFVAEEAVTWKDQNIKDRIIKFIDLGLEESMEIGMDPDSFLELVKQRVKEKKELMSKLAAIYVECNIEQARMFSKQLTKISGVRVEPLTINDLKEMNENTKEKVEQAQIIIATFNHVNEVIELTREKRKEVLGVAINPNLGTIVKIARYPEHTKFGFICISEEFMFKVKGALDGAGLGNINITYSNSKDEGEIRKIIDNSEVLIVSPGRHKMVKSLNKDGKEMIEFLYNLDSDSVKALKSKIIELKYKDI comes from the coding sequence GTGAAAAATCAAATAATGGAATCCATAAAACATGGACTATTGAAGGTTGGGCATAAGATGCCTACTGAAAGAGAATTGGCTCAACAGCTGAATGTTAGTAGAAATACTGTAAGTTCTGCATACAATGACCTAGAGCAAGAAGGTGTTTTAAAATCCTATCAAGGCAAAGGGACTTTTGTGGCTGAAGAAGCTGTAACATGGAAAGATCAAAATATAAAAGACAGAATCATTAAATTCATAGATTTAGGTTTAGAGGAGTCCATGGAGATAGGAATGGATCCAGATAGTTTTTTAGAATTAGTAAAGCAGAGAGTAAAAGAGAAGAAAGAGCTTATGAGCAAATTAGCTGCCATTTATGTAGAATGTAATATTGAGCAAGCTAGAATGTTTAGTAAGCAGTTGACTAAAATTTCTGGTGTCCGAGTGGAGCCATTGACTATAAATGATTTAAAAGAAATGAACGAGAATACGAAGGAGAAAGTCGAACAAGCTCAAATAATTATAGCTACATTTAATCATGTAAATGAAGTTATTGAGCTGACTAGAGAAAAGAGAAAAGAAGTGCTTGGGGTTGCAATAAATCCTAATTTGGGCACTATAGTTAAAATAGCTAGATATCCTGAACACACAAAGTTTGGGTTTATATGTATATCAGAAGAGTTCATGTTTAAAGTAAAAGGGGCTTTAGACGGAGCAGGGTTAGGTAATATTAATATAACGTACTCTAACTCTAAAGATGAGGGAGAAATTAGGAAAATAATAGATAACAGTGAAGTGCTAATTGTATCACCAGGTAGACACAAAATGGTTAAAAGTTTAAATAAAGATGGAAAAGAAATGATTGAATTTTTGTATAACCTAGACAGCGACTCTGTAAAGGCTTTAAAGTCTAAAATTATAGAGTTGAAATATAAAGATATCTAA
- a CDS encoding DUF3048 C-terminal domain-containing protein, translated as MKKSNLVNNIILILSSLCCILIIFISYRLIIYNKIPNIDISPYTGEILRNKNNKEFKNAIEVVYKLNEMTDNTGGLSKADIILQYVDSQNKLIYKGIYLNEIPKKIQSSSGKKLMDISYLPKFNFLDSQDIKLKKSKKANNIFIDFNEFFSSNFLYKEGQYYHHNPSKEHIDAYYNAPIHVSNIIIQIVNSKSNKEFPIGSGNGLLFSGGKAIDIEWNKNLDSPIKIQDKNGKDISLIRGSTWWIILDENSSVVYN; from the coding sequence ATGAAAAAAAGTAATTTAGTAAATAATATTATTTTAATACTATCTTCTTTATGCTGTATCCTAATAATATTCATATCCTATAGGCTTATTATTTACAATAAGATTCCAAATATAGATATTTCGCCCTATACCGGTGAAATATTAAGAAATAAAAATAATAAGGAATTTAAAAATGCCATAGAAGTTGTATATAAATTAAATGAAATGACGGACAATACTGGTGGACTAAGCAAAGCAGATATTATACTTCAGTACGTTGATTCTCAAAACAAACTTATTTATAAAGGTATTTACTTAAATGAGATTCCTAAAAAAATTCAGTCTTCTTCTGGAAAAAAACTTATGGATATCTCTTACTTACCTAAATTTAATTTTTTAGATTCTCAAGATATAAAATTAAAAAAAAGCAAAAAAGCTAACAATATATTTATAGACTTTAATGAATTCTTTTCGTCTAATTTTTTATATAAGGAAGGTCAATATTATCATCATAATCCTTCTAAAGAGCATATTGATGCTTATTACAATGCTCCTATTCATGTTTCAAACATAATAATTCAAATAGTAAATTCAAAATCTAACAAAGAATTTCCAATTGGCTCTGGAAATGGACTTCTATTTTCTGGTGGGAAAGCCATAGATATTGAATGGAACAAAAACTTAGATTCACCTATAAAAATACAAGATAAAAATGGAAAGGATATTTCATTAATTCGTGGCAGCACCTGGTGGATTATATTAGATGAAAATTCTTCTGTAGTTTATAACTAA
- the cwlD gene encoding N-acetylmuramoyl-L-alanine amidase CwlD translates to MVKNNKLISTICVILLGAFLIVLTNIQFGKTLIVNRDLQKKIVLIDPGHGGIDGGAVSKNGTVEKHINLNICLQLKEKLEKKGYKVIMTREEDKGLYSENSRSKKMEDLNKRCEIKEKCNCDMFISIHLNKFPQSKYYGAQVWHSRNTESKELADIVQKNLIEDLDKENKRQPKDAKDMYKILRCNDTIPSVIVECGFLSNEREEQLLKDEGYQEKIAKSIAKSVDEYFNFKKE, encoded by the coding sequence ATAGTGAAAAATAATAAATTAATATCTACCATATGTGTTATATTGTTAGGTGCTTTTTTAATAGTGCTAACAAATATTCAATTTGGAAAAACACTTATAGTAAATAGAGATTTACAGAAAAAAATTGTATTAATTGATCCAGGACATGGAGGAATTGATGGAGGAGCTGTATCTAAAAATGGTACTGTAGAAAAACATATAAACTTAAACATATGTTTGCAATTAAAAGAGAAATTAGAGAAAAAAGGATATAAGGTTATAATGACAAGAGAAGAAGATAAAGGCTTATATTCAGAAAACAGTAGAAGTAAGAAAATGGAGGACTTAAATAAAAGATGTGAAATAAAAGAAAAGTGTAATTGTGATATGTTTATAAGTATTCATTTGAATAAATTTCCACAAAGTAAGTATTACGGGGCACAGGTATGGCATTCTAGGAATACTGAAAGTAAAGAATTGGCTGATATAGTACAAAAAAATTTAATAGAGGATTTGGATAAAGAAAATAAAAGACAACCTAAAGATGCAAAAGACATGTATAAGATATTAAGATGCAACGATACTATACCATCTGTAATAGTTGAATGTGGGTTTTTATCCAATGAAAGAGAAGAACAACTTTTAAAGGATGAAGGATATCAAGAGAAGATAGCTAAATCTATAGCAAAATCTGTGGATGAATATTTTAATTTTAAAAAGGAATGA
- a CDS encoding Na/Pi cotransporter family protein: protein MSIVNIIIGLMGGLGMFLYGMKLMGDGLENASGEKLKVFFEKITSNPVKGIMTGALVTAVIQSSSATTVMVVGFVNAGLMNLYQAAAVIMGANIGTTITAQIIAFKLDAIAPIFIGVGAGIVLFSKAKKSREIGNIILGFGILFSGMELMKTAMEPIAASPAFVSLMGTLKGNIFLGVLTGLLMTAVVQSSSATTAILIALASTGSVPLEAAVPILFGNNIGTCVTALLSSVGTSKTAKKAALIHLFFNLIGTLIFLPFTHPFVGLVKSITPVGGEVVKRQIANAHTVFNIANTIIMLPFIKYLVALVNRIIPGEDEKEPMKPKYIDDRLLETPVIAVGQTTKELIRMANKAKDNLQISMDAFKNNDETLVKKVYKNEKLINLLEDEITVFLVKLSKEELSEEQLDIVTSMFHMVNDIERIGDHAENVVDLASEKIQKGIKFSKVAEAELQGMYNEIINALNGSIESIENRDIETAKNVLSIEERIDSMEKQLRASHIKRLNEEVCNATGGAIFLDIISNFERIGDHSTNLAQAVLNMYK, encoded by the coding sequence ATGAGTATTGTCAATATAATTATTGGACTCATGGGTGGACTTGGAATGTTTCTTTATGGCATGAAACTTATGGGTGATGGACTTGAAAATGCATCTGGAGAAAAGTTAAAAGTATTTTTCGAAAAAATAACTTCCAACCCAGTAAAGGGAATTATGACAGGAGCTTTGGTTACAGCTGTAATTCAAAGTAGTAGTGCAACTACGGTAATGGTAGTTGGATTTGTTAATGCTGGACTTATGAATTTATATCAAGCAGCAGCGGTAATAATGGGAGCTAACATAGGAACCACAATTACAGCACAAATAATAGCATTTAAACTAGATGCCATAGCACCTATTTTTATAGGAGTAGGAGCAGGAATTGTATTATTTTCTAAAGCTAAAAAGAGTAGAGAAATAGGAAATATTATATTAGGTTTTGGTATTTTATTTTCAGGAATGGAATTAATGAAAACAGCAATGGAACCAATTGCTGCATCACCGGCTTTTGTAAGTTTAATGGGAACATTAAAAGGAAATATATTCTTAGGTGTGCTTACAGGACTCTTAATGACTGCAGTAGTACAGAGTTCTTCAGCAACTACAGCTATACTTATTGCATTAGCATCCACAGGATCGGTACCACTAGAAGCAGCAGTACCAATACTATTTGGTAATAATATAGGTACATGTGTAACTGCTTTATTATCTAGTGTAGGAACTTCAAAGACAGCAAAAAAAGCAGCACTAATTCATTTATTTTTTAATTTAATAGGAACTTTGATATTCTTACCGTTTACTCATCCATTTGTAGGACTTGTAAAAAGTATAACACCTGTAGGAGGAGAAGTGGTTAAGAGGCAAATAGCCAACGCCCATACAGTATTTAATATTGCTAACACCATAATAATGTTGCCATTTATAAAATATCTTGTAGCATTAGTTAATAGAATAATTCCAGGTGAAGATGAAAAAGAACCTATGAAGCCTAAATACATAGATGATAGACTTTTAGAGACACCTGTTATAGCAGTTGGTCAAACCACAAAAGAATTAATAAGAATGGCGAATAAAGCTAAGGATAATTTACAGATATCTATGGATGCTTTTAAAAATAACGATGAAACTTTGGTTAAAAAAGTTTATAAAAATGAAAAATTAATAAATTTATTAGAGGATGAAATAACTGTTTTCTTAGTGAAATTGTCTAAAGAAGAGTTATCAGAAGAACAATTAGATATAGTAACATCTATGTTCCATATGGTAAATGATATAGAACGTATAGGAGATCATGCGGAAAATGTTGTAGATTTAGCCAGTGAAAAAATTCAAAAGGGAATTAAATTCTCAAAAGTTGCAGAAGCAGAATTACAGGGTATGTATAATGAAATCATAAATGCGCTAAATGGAAGTATAGAGAGTATAGAAAATAGAGACATAGAGACCGCTAAAAATGTATTGAGCATAGAAGAAAGAATAGACTCAATGGAAAAACAATTAAGAGCATCACATATAAAGAGACTTAATGAAGAGGTATGTAATGCTACTGGAGGAGCTATATTCTTAGATATAATAAGTAATTTTGAAAGAATAGGGGACCATTCTACTAATTTAGCACAAGCGGTTTTAAATATGTATAAGTAG
- the rpsI gene encoding 30S ribosomal protein S9, producing the protein MAKVQYLGTGRRKKSIARVILVPGEGKVTINKRDMDDYFGLDTLKVIVNQPLVLTGTKEKYDVLVNVHGGGFTGQAGAIRHGISRALVKVDENLKPELKKAGFITRDPRMKERKKYGLKKARRSPQFSKR; encoded by the coding sequence ATGGCTAAGGTTCAATATTTGGGAACAGGAAGAAGAAAAAAATCAATAGCAAGAGTTATACTTGTACCAGGAGAAGGTAAAGTAACTATAAATAAAAGAGATATGGACGATTACTTCGGATTAGATACTTTAAAAGTTATAGTAAACCAACCACTAGTATTAACAGGAACAAAAGAAAAATATGATGTATTAGTTAATGTACATGGTGGTGGATTTACAGGTCAAGCTGGAGCAATAAGACATGGTATATCAAGAGCTTTGGTAAAAGTTGATGAAAACTTAAAACCAGAACTTAAGAAAGCTGGATTCATAACAAGAGACCCAAGAATGAAAGAAAGAAAGAAATACGGTCTTAAAAAAGCAAGAAGATCTCCACAATTCTCAAAAAGATAG
- the rplM gene encoding 50S ribosomal protein L13, whose product MKSYIAKPQEVERKWYVIDVAGKPLGRAASQIASILRGKNKPTYTPNVDTGDYVIVLNSDKILLTGKKLEQKMLRHHSLYPGGLKEIPYKDAIAKKPEFVFQEAVRRMLPSGPLGRQMLAKLKVYRGEEHDNQAQKPEVLELRY is encoded by the coding sequence ATGAAATCATATATTGCAAAACCGCAAGAAGTTGAAAGAAAATGGTATGTAATAGATGTAGCAGGAAAGCCACTAGGTAGAGCTGCTAGCCAAATAGCATCAATATTAAGAGGAAAAAACAAACCTACATATACTCCTAATGTTGATACAGGAGATTATGTAATAGTTTTAAATTCTGACAAGATTCTTTTAACAGGAAAGAAACTTGAGCAAAAAATGTTAAGACACCACTCATTATATCCAGGTGGATTAAAGGAAATACCATACAAAGATGCAATAGCTAAAAAACCAGAATTTGTTTTTCAAGAAGCTGTTAGAAGAATGCTTCCAAGCGGTCCATTAGGTCGTCAAATGCTAGCTAAATTAAAAGTATACAGAGGTGAAGAGCACGATAATCAAGCTCAAAAACCAGAAGTATTAGAATTAAGATACTAA